In the Gammaproteobacteria bacterium genome, CAATTAACCAACGACTACCATAATAGTCATCAGCATTAACAACTTTGCAGTGCGAATTGTAATTTGTGAAAAGTTGCTTTTTAACACCTGCATATTCTTCAATTGTTTTATGAAAATCCAAATGATCGCGACTCAGATTGGTAAATGCTACGCAATCAAAATCAAGCGTGTTCACCCGACCCTGATGAATTCCGTGTGACGAAACTTCTAAACCGACGTGAGTGATGCCCTCTGATACAAATCCCGCCAATATTTTATGCAAATCCAAAGCCGATGGAGTTGTGTTAGGCTGGTCATGCATTTGTTGCAAGTTTCCATAGCCTAAAGTTCCAATATAACCACCTTTGATTCCAAACTGACTCCACATTTGTAACAGCATCCAAGCCGAGGAGGTTTTACCATTGGTTCCGGTAATTCCAACAATTTTCATTTTTTCAGCCGGATTTCCATAAAACTTGGATGACAATTCTCCTAGTCTTTGCGACAAATTCTCTATTTCGTAAACATCTATTCTCAAGGGTTGACGTCGCGATTTAGGCTTCACTTTTTCATTGTCTTTCTTCTCTGAAAAAATCACACAAGCCCCGGCACGTTGCGCCTGATAGGCAAAATCAATTCCATGATGGCTATCACCTGAAAGCGCAATGAACGCATGACCTTGCTCCACTTTTCTGCTGTCCAGTGACAAATCCACTACATCAAAATCATCACCAATGAGGTCCATTTCCATCCAGCTCAAAATTTCACTTAACTTAACCATTAGCAACCTCCTTTGCTTTGAAATTCTGCGTTTCATTTTCCAAATCCGGTGAAATGTTCAGAATTCTCAAACTATCCTGCATGATGGTTTTGAAAACAGGAGCAGCTACCGCGCCTCCACCGTATTCATCACCTTTCGGATCAACAATACTGATAGCAACAATCAATCTTGGCTCTTTTGCCGGTGCATAACCAACAAAACTGGCAATATACTTGTTTGAATACCCACCTTTCTCTGCCATGATTGCAGTTCCAGTTTTACCGGCAACCGAATAGCCTTCAATTCGTGCTTTTTTTCCTGTATTTTGTTCGGTCACCACGTTTTCTAACATCAAACTCACACGTCGTGCAATATCTGGATCAATAATCGCTTTATCTTGCTTGATATTTCCTTTCAGATAAGTTGGTGAACGCCAGCGACCTTTATTTGCAATTGCTGCATAAGCGGTAGCCAATTGTAAAGTTGTCACTTGCAAACCATAGCCAAAAGAAATGTTTGCATGACGGGAATTACTCCATTGGTTATAGTGCTCAATATTTCCGATGGACTCTCCGACAATACCACTGTTGGTACTTGAGCCAAAACCAAATAGTTTAAATGTGTTCCATAAATGTTCTTTTTCTAAACTCAAAGCAATTTTGGCGGTACCGATATTACTGGATTTACCCAAAACAGTTTCCATATCTATCTCACCATAATTTCTGGCATCGCTAAATTCGTAACCATCAACCTCAAATGGAGTGGTATCAATCATGCTGTCTTCATCAAACTTGCCGCTCAAAAGTGCCGCAACCATTGTGAAAGGTTTAATCACCGAACCCGGCTCATACATATCGTGCAAAGCACGATTTCTCATTCCTGCAATGGATTCACCGGATATATTATTGGGGTTGTATGAAGGCTGGCTTGCCATTGCTAGTATTTCACCGGTCATTGCGTCCATTACAATCGCCGCCCCTTTTTCAGCTTTTCTGGAATGAACGGCGGTTTTCAAAGCCTTATATGCTACATATTGCAATCTTCTGTCTATGCTTAAATACAAATCTTCACCGGCTTGTGCCTCTGTGATTTCTTTCACGTCACGAATCACATTACCCTTTCTGTCTTGCATAACCTGTTTACGGCCGGATGTTCCAGACAATTGTTTATCATAAGTATTTTCAATGCCTTCTTTGCCCACATCATTGGCATCGGTAAAACCAATCAGCTGAGGCATGATTTCATAAGTCGGATAATATCTTTTAAATTCTTGTCTGAACTCAACACCATTGATATTTAATGCTTTGACCGAATCAGCCATATAAGGTGGAATACGGCGTTTGATATAGATAAATTTTTTGTCTTGTTTATTAACCACCAATTCATTCAGCTTTTCTTCATCCAAAGACAAAACTTCTGCCAACTGACCCAATCTGGAAATTTGGTTAATCAATTTTGAAGGATCAACACCAACTGAAACCATTGGTGTGCTGATAGCTAAGGGCTCTCCATTTCTGTCGTAAATATTTCCTCGGGGAACAGGCAAACTCACTTCTCTGATTTGCCTCATATCTCCCTGCTCAGTATAAAACTCCGTTCCCATGACCTGAATTGAGAAAGCTCTGACTGCAACAACACCAAAACACAATAACAAAAACATAGTGACAACAGACATGCGCATTTTAATATTTGGCATATCTCCTGAAATCTCTTTCGTTTTTGTATTGTTGTGTTTAACCTTTTTCATTATCGCTTGATACTAATAATCTGACTTTGTTCAGGCATCTGCATACCTAAAAATTGCTTCGCCTTTTTTTCTATATTTGTGTTGTCAACCATTGTCGAATATTCCAGTTGCAAACGTCCCCAATCCGCATTCAACTCATGTTCCTCATTAATCAACTTTTGTAATTCAACAAACTGATTGCGACTTTTGTGTTGTAAATAAATATAATCGACAACAATACTTAGCAAAGCTAACAACAACAGCAAGGTGAATAACAAGCTACCACCTTTCATACTTTTTCAACCACTCGCATAATCGAACTTCGAGCCCGAGGATTGTTTTTCACTTCACTTTCTGAAGGTTTAACCGGCTTTCCAATTATTTTGATATCCGACTTCCAATCAGGGGCAATTGGCAGTCTTTTGTCAAAAGCCACCGGTTTCATCTTCTCCTTGATAAAATTTTTCACAATTCTGTCTTCCAGCGAATGGAAACTAATAACCACCAGCCTTCCGCCACTGCATAATTTCTCAACTGCTTCAGGCAAAACATTTTTAATTTGCTCGAGCTCACGATTAATATGTATCCGAATGGCCTGAAAGACACGAGTTGCAGGATGTTTGTTTTGTTGTTTTTTATTAACCTGACTGACAATCGAAACCAACTCAGCGGTGTTTTCTATCGGTTTTTCATTCTCTCTGTACAAAACAATTTCTTTAGCAATCGCTGTTGCGTTTTTCTCTTCACCGTATCTCCAAAACACTTTGGACATTTCTTTCCAGTCCGCATGATTAAGCCAATCAGCCGCCGATTCACCTTGCGAGTTATCCATCCGCATATCCAAAGGACCATCCTGCATAAAACTAAAACCACGAGTCGCAACATCAATTTGTGGCGAAGAAATTCCCAGGTCAAACAATATTCCATCAACCCCCGTTTCAAAGTTTTTGTCTATCAATGCTCCCAGCATTTCAAACGCCCCATATTCAACTACTACCCTTTCATCTTCCTGAGATAATTGCTTCGCAACCAATATTGCCTCAGGGTCACGATCAATAACCAGTAATTTTCCATTTTCAAGCTTTTGTAAAATTCTGCGACTATGCCCACCACGTCCAAAAGTTGCATCGACATAATTTCCGCCTGCTTTAATATTCAGCGCATCAACCGCTTCATCCAATAAAACGGTAACGTGTTCACTCTTCATTTAAAGCACTATTTTCTTCATTTCGTCAGTGACTTCATCACCTGACTTGTTAATAACCGCTCTGCGAACTTTCATTAATGCATCATCATTCCAGATTTCAAACTTCTTGCCCATACCCAACATGACGACTTTTTTGTCCATTGATGCTTCTTGTCTCATATTTACCGGCAATTGAAGCCTAAATCCTTTGTCCGGCTCAATATGGAAAGCACTACCGACCAACTTTAATTGCAAATTACGGTGCTCATCATTGAAACTGCTGAGTGCCATAATTTGATCTTTAAGCTTGTCCCACTCTTCCTCCGGATAAAGCAAAAGTGAAGAAATTTCAAAAGGATTGTAGGTCAGAACCAACTTATTATTACAGGCACCGGCAATCAATTCACGGTATCTCACCGGAATTGCTAACCGCCCCTTGGCGTCTAAGTTGACTGCTGTTTCACCAAAAAACACTATCTAATCCCACAAAATATCACTTTTTCCCACATAATTGCACTTTATCTCTATTTCAAATACAAGTCAACAACTACTTATTAAAAAAATCTAATGAAATCAAAGACTTAATTAATGTTAAACTTTAATAATAACTCGTAACTTATTGAATAAAAATAAAATTATTAGGTTTCATTGCGTTTTTACTGCCAAATTAACTCCAATCACAGTTGTTTTGGATGGAAAAAACCATGTATTCAGTTAAAATGTCGAGGCTGAAATTCAGGAAAATAAAACCATCGAAACAACTTCAAAAAAACTAACAATTGCACTCATTGCCGGAGAGGATTCCGGTGATTTATTAGGTGCTGATTTAATTGACTCTTTGAAGTCTAAAAGACCTGATATTGAGTTCATCGGGGTTGGTGGCGAGAAAATGAAACGAGCCGGAATGGAACTCATCTGTACGAATAAGGAGTTTGCCATTATGGGCATTGCTGAAGTTGTCAAGAAACTTCCCAAATTATTAAAACTCCGAAAACAAATCATCAAAGATATTATTCAAGCCAAACCGGATATCTTCATTGGAATTGACGCGCCGGATTTAAACTTTCCGATTGAAAAAAAACTTAAAAAGTCCAACATCAAAATCATTCATTACGTCAGTCCGTCGATATGGGCGTGGAGACCGAAACGTGTTGAAAAAATCAACCGAATTACCGATCTGGTTATGACATTGTTTCCTTTTGAGCCGGATTATTATCTGAAATCGGGAGGAAGCGCTGTTTTTGTTGGCCATCCTCTGGCAAAGAATATCAGTATAGAAATTGATAAACCCAAGTCTAAAAAAACACTCGGATTAAACCCAGACCAAGCGGCACTTGCAATTTTACCGGGTTCTCGGAGCAACGAACTCAAAGCTCATACAGAAATTTTCGTAAAAACCGCTTTAAAAATGCAAAAACAGTATCCGGAATTACAAATCATTTCTGCAAATACCAATCCGGAAAAAATTGATTTCATTAAAAAAATTGCCGATCAAAACAATCTAAATATCCTAGTTTTTAATGATGCTACTGCTGTGTTAAAAGCCGCCGATTTTGCACTATTGGCATCAGGTACTGTGGCATTGGAAGCCATGTTATGCAAAACACCGATGGTTGTTGGATATAAAATCTCACCAATCACCTACAGCATCGTTAAAACTTTTAAAATGATGTTACTGCCTTATTATTCACTTCCGAATGTCTTATATGGTGACTTTCTTGTGGATGAAGTTTTGCAAAAGCAAATGACGGTAGAGAATTTATTGAATGCTTTATTAAAATTACAAGAGACAAATAAACACGAAGAATTTATTAAAAATTTCACAAAGCTGCACCACTCATTATTAACTGACAAAGATGCTGCATCCAGAGTATTAGAATTTGCCGAGCAATGTCTGTTATAGTTGGAGTGGATGAAGCCGGCAGAGGACCATTGGCAGGACCGGTCACGATTGCTGCGGTGATTCTCAAAAAACCTATTCAGGGATTGAATGACTCCAAAAAACTCTCTGAAAAAAAACGACTGGAACTAGAGCAAATTATTATTGAGAACTCTCTGGAGTATTCCGTGATTCATATTAGCACCGAAATCATAGAAGACATCAACATTCTGCAAGCCAGCCTTTTGGGAATGCAAAAAGCCGTGCAACAACTTCAATCTCCTTTTGACAAAATACTGATTGACGGCAATAAATGTCCCAAGTTTTCAAAACCGGCAGAAGCTATTATTGGTGGTGATGGAATCATTGCTGAAATTTCAGCGGCATCAATTCTGGCAAAAAATGCTCGTGACCGACTGATGTTGCACATTCACAATGAATTTCCTCAATATGGTTTTAATAAACACAAAGGCTACGGAACCAAACTCCATTTAGAAATGCTCCAAAAATTCGGCCCCTGCCCTTATCATCGAAAAAGTTTTGCTCCGGTTCTGCAATTGTTGCAAACCGAATTGTTTTAATGATTCGATTTTTATTGACTCGTTTGAGTAATTATCTTCCAGCAACCAAATAGTTTAAAGTATTAATCTATTTTTTGAATCGTTATGCTCTAAATATACTATTTTAATATATTAGATGTTTCTAATATAATAACCGCATGTTTTAAGAAAACAGTAATTTA is a window encoding:
- a CDS encoding UDP-N-acetylmuramoyl-L-alanyl-D-glutamate--2,6-diaminopimelate ligase, encoding MVKLSEILSWMEMDLIGDDFDVVDLSLDSRKVEQGHAFIALSGDSHHGIDFAYQAQRAGACVIFSEKKDNEKVKPKSRRQPLRIDVYEIENLSQRLGELSSKFYGNPAEKMKIVGITGTNGKTSSAWMLLQMWSQFGIKGGYIGTLGYGNLQQMHDQPNTTPSALDLHKILAGFVSEGITHVGLEVSSHGIHQGRVNTLDFDCVAFTNLSRDHLDFHKTIEEYAGVKKQLFTNYNSHCKVVNADDYYGSRWLIDFKNDSASSKVFSFGLNNEESDVVASKVNLTAKGMDFNIGFNGENREIHTSLLGLFNVENILLVATVLLGQGFDFEEICNAIPQLQPVPGRMNCIISHSETQSDPLIIVDYAHTPDALEQVLKALKQHNARKIWCVFGCGGNRDKGKRPQMGHIAEQYADKVIITDDNPRFEDPEQIVQDILMGMETQPKVIHSRRDAIAHVITNANADDLILIAGKGHEAYQIVNGQRFVFDDRSVAKQILLEHQERCA
- a CDS encoding penicillin-binding protein 2, whose product is MKKVKHNNTKTKEISGDMPNIKMRMSVVTMFLLLCFGVVAVRAFSIQVMGTEFYTEQGDMRQIREVSLPVPRGNIYDRNGEPLAISTPMVSVGVDPSKLINQISRLGQLAEVLSLDEEKLNELVVNKQDKKFIYIKRRIPPYMADSVKALNINGVEFRQEFKRYYPTYEIMPQLIGFTDANDVGKEGIENTYDKQLSGTSGRKQVMQDRKGNVIRDVKEITEAQAGEDLYLSIDRRLQYVAYKALKTAVHSRKAEKGAAIVMDAMTGEILAMASQPSYNPNNISGESIAGMRNRALHDMYEPGSVIKPFTMVAALLSGKFDEDSMIDTTPFEVDGYEFSDARNYGEIDMETVLGKSSNIGTAKIALSLEKEHLWNTFKLFGFGSSTNSGIVGESIGNIEHYNQWSNSRHANISFGYGLQVTTLQLATAYAAIANKGRWRSPTYLKGNIKQDKAIIDPDIARRVSLMLENVVTEQNTGKKARIEGYSVAGKTGTAIMAEKGGYSNKYIASFVGYAPAKEPRLIVAISIVDPKGDEYGGGAVAAPVFKTIMQDSLRILNISPDLENETQNFKAKEVANG
- the ftsL gene encoding cell division protein FtsL — protein: MKGGSLLFTLLLLLALLSIVVDYIYLQHKSRNQFVELQKLINEEHELNADWGRLQLEYSTMVDNTNIEKKAKQFLGMQMPEQSQIISIKR
- the rsmH gene encoding 16S rRNA (cytosine(1402)-N(4))-methyltransferase RsmH — its product is MKSEHVTVLLDEAVDALNIKAGGNYVDATFGRGGHSRRILQKLENGKLLVIDRDPEAILVAKQLSQEDERVVVEYGAFEMLGALIDKNFETGVDGILFDLGISSPQIDVATRGFSFMQDGPLDMRMDNSQGESAADWLNHADWKEMSKVFWRYGEEKNATAIAKEIVLYRENEKPIENTAELVSIVSQVNKKQQNKHPATRVFQAIRIHINRELEQIKNVLPEAVEKLCSGGRLVVISFHSLEDRIVKNFIKEKMKPVAFDKRLPIAPDWKSDIKIIGKPVKPSESEVKNNPRARSSIMRVVEKV
- the mraZ gene encoding division/cell wall cluster transcriptional repressor MraZ, with protein sequence MFFGETAVNLDAKGRLAIPVRYRELIAGACNNKLVLTYNPFEISSLLLYPEEEWDKLKDQIMALSSFNDEHRNLQLKLVGSAFHIEPDKGFRLQLPVNMRQEASMDKKVVMLGMGKKFEIWNDDALMKVRRAVINKSGDEVTDEMKKIVL
- the lpxB gene encoding lipid-A-disaccharide synthase, with protein sequence MAGEDSGDLLGADLIDSLKSKRPDIEFIGVGGEKMKRAGMELICTNKEFAIMGIAEVVKKLPKLLKLRKQIIKDIIQAKPDIFIGIDAPDLNFPIEKKLKKSNIKIIHYVSPSIWAWRPKRVEKINRITDLVMTLFPFEPDYYLKSGGSAVFVGHPLAKNISIEIDKPKSKKTLGLNPDQAALAILPGSRSNELKAHTEIFVKTALKMQKQYPELQIISANTNPEKIDFIKKIADQNNLNILVFNDATAVLKAADFALLASGTVALEAMLCKTPMVVGYKISPITYSIVKTFKMMLLPYYSLPNVLYGDFLVDEVLQKQMTVENLLNALLKLQETNKHEEFIKNFTKLHHSLLTDKDAASRVLEFAEQCLL
- a CDS encoding ribonuclease HII; protein product: MSVIVGVDEAGRGPLAGPVTIAAVILKKPIQGLNDSKKLSEKKRLELEQIIIENSLEYSVIHISTEIIEDINILQASLLGMQKAVQQLQSPFDKILIDGNKCPKFSKPAEAIIGGDGIIAEISAASILAKNARDRLMLHIHNEFPQYGFNKHKGYGTKLHLEMLQKFGPCPYHRKSFAPVLQLLQTELF